CTGAAGTAGGTCCCAAGGGTATGGCTGTTCGCCATTTAAAGTGGTACGCGAGCTGGGTTTAGAACGTCGTGAGACAGTTCGGTCCCTATCTGCCGTGGGCGCTGGAGAATTGAGGGGGGCTGCTCCTAGTACGAGAGGACCGGAGTGGACGCATCACTGGTGTTCGGGTTGTCATGCCAATGGCACTGCCCGGTAGCTAAATGCGGAAGAGATAAGTGCTGAAAGCATCTAAGCACGAAACTTGCCCCGAGATGAGTTCTCCCCTGAGACTTTAGGTCTCCTGAAGGAACGTTGAAGACGACGACGTTGATAGGCCGGGTGTGTAAGCGCAGCGATGCGTTGAGCTAACCGGTACTAATGAACCGTGAGGCTTAACCTTACAACGCCGAAGATGTTTTGGCGGATTTGAGTGACGATTTTCAGCTGATACAGATTACATCACTGCGCGAAAGCGGGGTGATAAACAGAATTTGCCTGGCGGCACTAGCGCGGTGGTCCCACCTGACCCCATGCCGAACTCAGAAGTGAAACGCCGTAGCGCCGATGGTAGTGTGGGGTCTCCCCATGCGAGAGTAGGGAACTGCCAGGCATCAAATTGAAGTAAACCGGGACACAATACCCGGTTAGTGACAAAGAAATTCGGTGGAGCGGTAGTTCAGTCGGTTAGAATACCTGCCTGTCACGCAGGGGGTCGCGGGTTCGAGTCCCGTCCGTTCCGCCACTTATTCAGGGCCATGTTATTAATTAACATGGCCCTTTTCTTTATCTAAATTTCGGCATTACTGTGTAATTGCTAAACAGTAATTACATTGTTGATTCTGCAGAGCCGCTCAGATCGACATACCAGCCGTCCTCTCCGCGAGTAATGGCGTTGATACTCCAGTCAGCAGGAGCATCGCTGGCCAGAGATAATGTAAGTGTATCTTTGGAAGCATAGTCTATATTCAATGTGACCTCTCCACTCCAGGTAACAAATCGGCCTTCTGCATCTAGTGAGCCATAGCGTAGCGTACAAGCACTCACATCATTGTAACTATCTGAATCACCAACAACACATAGTAAACCTGGCTGAGTATAGGTGGGATTATCGGAGCAGAAGGTGTGATAATTTACTAGCTGAGATACTTCTGGTGCTACTGACATGCCTGTTGTAAAGCTGCTCTCAATGACAAATCCTTGCCAGTTATCTGGATCGCTTGTATTAGTCATCCTTAAAAATACAGGAATGACCGAGTCACTTACAATGGACCTAACCACATTAGACGTTGTTTCATCAAAAATAGTTTCTAAATACGGTTCATTGTCTGTAAAAACATGGCTTTTATATGAATTGAAGTCATATTCGGCGCCTCCTTTAGCATAAGAAGTTTGTGCCCAGAAGAAAGGATATGATATGTCGCTGATTAATGCAGCTGACTTATATTTAAGAACGCCTTGCTCGTCACGAAGTTCAGCAACACTCTGTAGAACTTGAATATCTATTTCACCACGGTACTCTTCGTCTTTATAATAACGAACGGCCGTGGTGTTTATAGGCGCAAAATAAAAATTCACCATAAAATGCATATCATCAATTTTTTCTACGGTATGGGTCATAAATTCATCGAGTTCTAAAACAGTAATTTCGTTTTTCTCTTTATCATAAGTAAGCTTGATCTGTGCATATGTTTGATAATCCATTTCTACTCGCATATTCGCAATTCGAATTGGTTGCGCAAAGATGGTAAGTGCTATCGTCTCTGTATCCATGGAATCAGCATTCATAATAGCTAAGGTTCCTGGAATGGGTTCAGCTGTATAACGAGAGTAACAGGCATTATAGGTAGGCTTAAGATCTGCTTGTACAGCAGTGCACATCGTACCGTATCCATCTAAATTCGCTAATGCCTGCATACTTACGATTATATCGCTATATAGAAGACCTATAGCATCAACTGAGCCTACATTAGTTGTATCCCCTATTAGAGTCGTAAAATCGGCTATATCTTCATAAAAAAACTTCTCCTCACTAGCTGTTGGGTTAAAGCTTTTGAAGTATGTCTCTAGTAATAATTTGTTGCCATTTAATTTTACTGAACGAAAAAGCCATGATGTACCATCAAAAAATATAACAAACTGATGGGCGGGTAAAGAAATACTCTCACCCTGAAAATTAGGTTGTGTATATAAAGTTATATCACGCATAGTCGATCCTTATATGGAATTAAATCTGTAAACAAAACGTATAATAACGATGTTGTCGCCCTTTGGTTATGTTATTGGAAATAGGCGTTTGGAGATCTTCCATTTATAACAAGGTAGGCAAGGTCGTTATCCGGATACTGCTTAATAAATTTATATCCAGAGGCTTACCTATATTGTCTTTTTATTGCCTGTCTTCCCTGTTTTTTTACCCAATGTATTCTGATTATTTAATTGATTTTATTTGTGATTTTAAGGACTCATCTCAGCACAGGCTGTGCTGAGTCTGTTTTAGATACACCTTCAGGGTTGCTGACGCTGCTTCACATACTCGCTAAGAAAGTCGACGAAGGCACGGATGCGTGTGCTGACGGCTCTGTCGCTGTAGTAAACCGCGCTGAACGGCATCTCTACCGGCAGACGCTTATCTGCCAAGACTTCGACCAGCTCACCGCTGGCAATCTCCTTATCTGTCATATAGTCAGACAGACAGGCAATACCGTTCCCGGAAAGACAGAGATATTTCAGCGTTTCGCCGCTGTTAGAGGTGATCCCGCTGTTGATTTCGTATAGCTGCCCATCTTTGCAGGCAATCGGCCAGGTATTAAGCGAAACAGGCTCGGTAAAGCCCATGCAGATATGATGCTTAAGATCATCCACGCTCTGCGGCGTACCGTATTTAGCCAGATAGGCCGGGGAGGCGATCATCCTGCGAGAGCTTTTAAACAAGGGACGGGCGCGGAGGCTGGAGTCAGTTAGCGTGCCAACGCGAATAGCAACGTCAACTTTACGCTCGATCAGGTTAATAAATGTCTCTGAAGAGACCAGCGAGAGTGTAACTTCCGGATAACGTTCACGGAATGGCTTAATCATCGGCATGAGAAAATGCAACACAACGGGCGTCGCGGCGTCGATGCGCAGCAGGCCGCGCGGGATCTGCTGATGCTCCATCACCTCGTTTTCTGCCGCCGCCATCTCCTGAAGAATGAGCTGCACGCGGCGGAAATAGCGCTCACCCTCCTCGGTCAGGCTCAGCTGACGCGTCGTGCGGTTAAGCAAGCTCACGCCCAGCTTGGTCTCCAGCTTCTTTACCGCCCGGCTAACGGCCGAATTGGCTTGCCCTAGCTGCTCAGCGGCACGGCTAAAGCTTCCGCTCTCCACCACGGCGACAAATATAGCCAGCTCTTCTGATGTTGCCTTCATTTTTGCACCTGTAGCAAAATTTAATCTGCATTTTATCGATTTTTGTTATTTAACCATGCGCCTGTATTGGGTGTCACTCTGTTAGCAAAACATCTGTTTTTACATGCAGCGTTGAAAGTGTGCGCTAAAATCCCTATAACAGAGAGAGTGGCCCTGGTATCCAGGGTAAACAGGTTACAGAGGTAAGAAGCCCAAAGTGCGAAAACATACCCATGCCATGCGCTATATCGCGGGACAACCCGCCGAGCGGATCCTGCCGCCCGGGTCATTCGCGACCATTGGCCAGGCATCGCCTCCAGGCGCGCCGCTGAGCCAGGAAGAGAACATCCGCGTTCTGGTGTGGAACATCTTTAAGCAGCAGCGCGCAGAGTGGCAGTCGGTACTGCAGAATTTTGGTAAAGACGCCCACCTCGTACTACTGCAGGAGGCGCAAACCACGCCTGAGCTTATCCGTTTTGCCACTACCAACTATCTGGCGGCAGATCAGGTGCCGGCCTTTGTGCTGCCTCAGCATCCCTCTGGGGTCATGACGCTGGCCTCGGCGCATCCGGTTTACTGCTGCCCGCTGCGCGAACGTGAGCCGATCCTGCGGCTGGCAAAATCGGCCCTCGTGACGGTCTATCCTCTGCCTGACGGACGCCTGTTGATGGTCGTCAACGTCCATGCGGTCAACTTCAGTCTGGGGGTTGATGTCTATAGCAAGCAGCTGCTGCCTATAGGGGATCAGATCGCCCAACATAATGGCCCGGTGATCATGGCAGGCGATTTTAATGCCTGGAGCCGCCCGCGTATGAATGCGCTCTATCGCTTCTCTCGGGAGATGTCGCTGCGCCAGGTACGCTTTACGGATGATAACCGCCGTCGGGCGTTTGGTCGCCCGCTCGATTTTATCTTCTATCGTGGCCTGAACGTGAATGAAGCCTCAGTGCTGGTCACCCGCGCCTCCGATCACAACCCGCTACTCGTTGAATTCAGTCCCGGCAAGCCTGATAAATAGTGGTGCGTCAGGTCTGCCGTAGGGCAGGCCTAAACGCGGGTGCTGCCCTCTTTTTACTTAACCTAAAAGGACAGCACAATGGCAGCAAAATCCCATCATGATAACGTTGAAGAGCAGTTTGGCTCCCAGGCGAACGCTTACTTAACCAGCGCCGTGCATGCCGCAGGCCGTGATTTAGAGCGGCTGCGCGAGCGTCTTCAGCGCTTCCCTCAAGCCCACCTGTTAGATGTCGGCTGTGGCGGAGGACACGCCAGCTTTACCGCCGCGGCTGTAGTAGGGCAGGTAACGGCGTACGATCTTTCCGGCGATATGCTGGGCGTGGTGGCCGCTGCGGCAAAAGAGAAAGGCCTGGGTAATATCAGCACCCAGCAAGGCTATGCAGAACATTTACCGTTTGCCGATGAGACCTTTGATGTGGTCATTAGCCGCTATTCAGCGCACCACTGGCAGGATCTCGGCCAGGCTTTGCGCGAGATTAAGCGCGTCCTGAAACCGGGTGGAACGGTATTCCTGATGGATGTGATGTCGCCTGGCGAGCCAGTACGTGATATCTGGCTGCAAACGGTTGAAGCGCTGCGCGATACCTCTCACGTGCGCAACTACTCTAGCGGCCAGTGGCTGGCGCAGATTAACAAGGTGGGGCTCACTACCTGTGATTTAGTTACCGATCGGCTGGTGCTGGAGTTCTCCTCCTGGATCGCCCGTATGCGGACGCCTGATGCGCTGAGCAAGGCGATTCGGCTCTACCAGGACAGTGCCTCGCAGGCGGTAAAAGCCTATTTTGAGCTGCAAGACAGTGGCTCTTTTACCAGCGATATCGTGTTTATTGAGGCAAATAAACGCTAATTTACGCAAAGAGCAATAAAAAAAGCACCGGGGGAAACGGTGCTTTTTTATTTGAAACGGTTTGATGATCAGGAGTCTGGCGTGGCGCTATCTTTCACAAACAGCGTAAGCTGATCGCCAGGCTGCAAGTTATCCGTACCGTCATTCCAGCGCATAACATCCTTAATATTTACGCCGTAATCTTTCGCAATGCTGGAGAGCGAATCGCCTTTACGCACGCGATACTTAACGCTATCGCTGTTGCTGGCAAGACGCTGTGCGCTGCTGCCTGCGCCAACGGTCAGGCTCTGCCCAACCTTCAGGGTTGAACCGCGCAGGCTATTCCATTGCTGGAGATCCTTAGCGGTCACGCCC
Above is a genomic segment from Enterobacter sp. C2 containing:
- the yafC gene encoding DNA-binding transcriptional regulator YafC; protein product: MKATSEELAIFVAVVESGSFSRAAEQLGQANSAVSRAVKKLETKLGVSLLNRTTRQLSLTEEGERYFRRVQLILQEMAAAENEVMEHQQIPRGLLRIDAATPVVLHFLMPMIKPFRERYPEVTLSLVSSETFINLIERKVDVAIRVGTLTDSSLRARPLFKSSRRMIASPAYLAKYGTPQSVDDLKHHICMGFTEPVSLNTWPIACKDGQLYEINSGITSNSGETLKYLCLSGNGIACLSDYMTDKEIASGELVEVLADKRLPVEMPFSAVYYSDRAVSTRIRAFVDFLSEYVKQRQQP
- a CDS encoding endonuclease/exonuclease/phosphatase family protein — translated: MRKHTHAMRYIAGQPAERILPPGSFATIGQASPPGAPLSQEENIRVLVWNIFKQQRAEWQSVLQNFGKDAHLVLLQEAQTTPELIRFATTNYLAADQVPAFVLPQHPSGVMTLASAHPVYCCPLREREPILRLAKSALVTVYPLPDGRLLMVVNVHAVNFSLGVDVYSKQLLPIGDQIAQHNGPVIMAGDFNAWSRPRMNALYRFSREMSLRQVRFTDDNRRRAFGRPLDFIFYRGLNVNEASVLVTRASDHNPLLVEFSPGKPDK
- a CDS encoding class I SAM-dependent methyltransferase, whose product is MAAKSHHDNVEEQFGSQANAYLTSAVHAAGRDLERLRERLQRFPQAHLLDVGCGGGHASFTAAAVVGQVTAYDLSGDMLGVVAAAAKEKGLGNISTQQGYAEHLPFADETFDVVISRYSAHHWQDLGQALREIKRVLKPGGTVFLMDVMSPGEPVRDIWLQTVEALRDTSHVRNYSSGQWLAQINKVGLTTCDLVTDRLVLEFSSWIARMRTPDALSKAIRLYQDSASQAVKAYFELQDSGSFTSDIVFIEANKR